In Paenibacillus sp. J23TS9, a single genomic region encodes these proteins:
- a CDS encoding HAD family hydrolase: MTNTLKQHILFDLDDTLIHCNKYFGLVLGEFFELVHHWLGHENLSTDEIRQKQIEIDVAQVSKTGFSSGNFPNSLIETYRYFCRKLNRPIHLEEEQQLNKLGLSVYEQEVEPYPGMVETLETLQKEGHYLYLYTGGETAIQQRKIDQMKLSTYFDNRIYITQHKNESTLEQILQRGSFDRSSTWMIGNSLRTDVVPALTAGLQSIYIKQSDEWVYNMVELQQEPGSSFYTISSIEEIPNIIDVKIKQEIKQRPLN; this comes from the coding sequence TTGACTAACACATTAAAGCAGCATATTTTATTTGATCTGGATGACACTCTCATCCATTGCAATAAATACTTCGGTCTTGTTCTGGGTGAATTTTTCGAGCTGGTGCATCATTGGCTCGGGCATGAGAATCTTTCGACTGATGAAATCCGTCAAAAGCAGATCGAAATCGATGTCGCACAAGTAAGCAAAACAGGCTTCAGCAGCGGAAACTTTCCAAATTCCCTGATCGAAACCTACCGCTATTTCTGCCGGAAATTGAATCGCCCCATCCATCTGGAAGAAGAACAGCAGCTGAACAAGCTGGGACTAAGCGTATACGAACAGGAAGTAGAGCCCTACCCTGGCATGGTGGAAACCCTGGAGACCCTGCAAAAGGAAGGTCATTACTTATATCTGTATACCGGCGGGGAAACGGCTATTCAGCAGCGTAAAATTGATCAGATGAAGCTGAGTACCTATTTCGATAACCGGATTTACATTACACAGCATAAAAATGAATCCACACTGGAGCAGATATTGCAAAGAGGATCGTTTGACCGCTCCTCTACCTGGATGATTGGCAATTCACTGCGGACGGATGTCGTTCCGGCACTGACTGCCGGACTGCAAAGCATTTATATCAAACAGTCCGATGAATGGGTATACAATATGGTCGAGCTGCAGCAGGAGCCCGGAAGTTCGTTTTATACCATTTCATCTATTGAAGAAATACCGAATATTATCGACGTTAAAATCAAACAGGAAATAAAACAACGGCCCTTGAACTAG
- a CDS encoding helix-turn-helix transcriptional regulator has translation MNYEVKVDVSPIYELLGSFMVYTSKKWIRNLDIGPEWISEVSSKLSSDVSAALSQTAAWPFVDFDVLYAWAIHRNNGDSVLSFLECLQETSAEVLHEAASPYLPNLSIEEARRIRDQYTPLLELWYENYFKDVEASIIPLIEEDAKEKGMLLTKMDPMSLVEYASGGLVIENAPEVQTIVLFPTVHNRPINTYCFYKKMMLIQYPVDVPEEDEDEPPTCLLRMTHALSDPKRLRLLRYVAEKPHSLDEMVRDLDQTEESLKHHLMILRVAGLLRIHLGAEDTEKFSIRPDGASELQMFLESYMRL, from the coding sequence ATGAACTATGAAGTGAAAGTTGACGTTTCACCCATTTACGAACTGCTCGGCAGTTTTATGGTATATACTTCCAAGAAGTGGATTCGCAACCTGGATATTGGACCTGAATGGATCAGTGAAGTGAGCAGCAAGCTTTCCTCAGATGTCTCTGCTGCCCTTTCCCAAACTGCGGCTTGGCCATTTGTTGATTTCGACGTGCTCTACGCCTGGGCTATTCACCGAAACAATGGCGATTCCGTACTCAGCTTTCTGGAATGCTTGCAGGAAACATCCGCAGAAGTTCTGCATGAAGCTGCATCTCCCTATCTTCCGAATTTATCGATCGAAGAAGCCCGCAGGATCCGGGACCAATATACTCCGCTACTGGAGCTGTGGTATGAAAATTATTTTAAAGATGTAGAAGCAAGCATCATTCCGCTTATCGAAGAAGATGCTAAGGAAAAGGGAATGCTGCTCACCAAAATGGATCCCATGAGCCTCGTTGAATATGCTTCAGGCGGGCTGGTCATCGAAAATGCCCCTGAAGTTCAAACGATTGTTCTTTTCCCGACAGTCCATAACCGTCCCATCAATACGTATTGCTTCTATAAAAAAATGATGCTGATTCAGTATCCTGTTGACGTACCGGAAGAGGATGAGGACGAGCCCCCAACCTGCTTGCTGCGGATGACCCACGCCCTATCCGATCCCAAGAGACTGCGCCTGCTTCGCTATGTAGCGGAAAAGCCTCATTCCCTTGATGAAATGGTCCGGGATTTGGATCAAACAGAGGAATCGCTCAAACATCATTTGATGATCCTGCGAGTAGCAGGTCTGCTGCGGATTCATCTTGGAGCAGAAGACACGGAAAAATTCAGTATCCGTCCAGACGGTGCGTCGGAGCTCCAGATGTTCCTGGAATCTTACATGCGTCTATAA
- a CDS encoding MFS transporter: MNRSSSFHYVILLTVIVAAGVSQGLLLPLLSIFLEQMGVSSSMNGLNAAALYVGSFAMTLVAERTLGALGFKKLVSAGLVLVLVSVILFPLVPNIKFWFILRLLVGIGDSAVHYSAQLWVLLVTPEENRGRNISIYGMSYGLGFSLGPLGIPLLHIGNSIPFIALAILVLLVLILVLMKLPDLRPEKLKEGERPVKRFRRSYAWAWYALIPALLYGYMESGINSNFPVYGLRVGLNEQQIAFLLPFIGIGGLVLQLPLGMLSDRFGRKRILIICGILGGLAFMLVPMAGTSTVGILLLLMIAGGMIGSFFSLGLAYAADILPKVLLPAANVIASFHFNIGSIAGPNIGGTLMQYGWNAGMFIVLGSGFIIFAFLGVAVRKKSLENAGIL; encoded by the coding sequence ATGAATCGCAGCTCGTCTTTTCATTATGTCATATTACTCACCGTTATTGTAGCAGCAGGGGTTAGCCAGGGGCTGCTTTTGCCCCTTTTATCCATTTTTCTGGAACAAATGGGCGTTTCGTCTTCCATGAACGGTTTAAATGCAGCCGCACTCTATGTCGGTTCCTTCGCGATGACGCTCGTCGCTGAACGGACTCTCGGGGCGCTCGGCTTTAAGAAACTGGTAAGTGCCGGTCTTGTGCTGGTTCTGGTTTCTGTCATATTGTTTCCGCTTGTACCAAACATCAAGTTTTGGTTTATCCTCCGGCTTCTGGTTGGCATCGGAGATAGTGCGGTGCATTATTCCGCCCAGCTTTGGGTGCTGCTGGTTACCCCAGAAGAAAACAGAGGTCGAAATATTTCGATATACGGTATGTCGTATGGCCTGGGATTTAGTCTAGGCCCGCTCGGCATACCGCTCCTCCATATTGGAAACAGCATACCCTTTATCGCTCTTGCCATACTGGTCTTGCTGGTACTGATTCTGGTGTTGATGAAGCTTCCGGATCTTCGTCCAGAGAAGCTTAAAGAGGGGGAGCGTCCGGTGAAAAGATTCCGCCGCAGCTATGCGTGGGCATGGTATGCCCTCATTCCGGCTTTGCTATACGGTTATATGGAATCGGGAATAAACAGTAACTTCCCTGTATACGGGTTACGTGTGGGACTGAACGAACAGCAAATCGCGTTCCTGCTGCCTTTCATCGGAATCGGGGGGCTTGTGCTTCAACTGCCGCTGGGGATGCTAAGTGACCGCTTCGGAAGGAAACGGATTTTGATCATTTGCGGAATTCTCGGCGGTCTGGCGTTCATGCTGGTACCTATGGCCGGCACTTCCACAGTAGGGATTCTGCTCCTGCTTATGATTGCCGGCGGGATGATCGGCTCTTTCTTCTCCCTTGGTCTTGCTTACGCGGCTGATATACTCCCCAAGGTGCTGCTGCCTGCGGCCAATGTGATCGCGTCCTTTCATTTTAATATAGGGAGCATAGCGGGACCCAATATTGGAGGGACCTTGATGCAATATGGATGGAATGCGGGAATGTTTATCGTACTTGGGTCGGGTTTCATTATATTCGCTTTTCTTGGAGTAGCCGTAAGGAAAAAATCTTTGGAAAATGCCGGAATCCTATAG